The DNA segment GCGCTACTCGAGCTCGATCTCGTAGTGCTCGGCGAGCGCGCTGCGGAGCTGGTCGACCTCGGGGTCGATCGTCGGGACGGACGGGAGGCGTTCGGCCGTCATCTCGGTGTCTTTCAGGCCGGTCGAGGTACTCATCGCCACGACCGTCTCGTCCTCGTCGATCGTCCCGTCCTCGACGAGCGCCTTGAGGCCGGCCACGGCGGCCACCGACGACGCTTCGGCGTACATGCCGGTCGACGACCCGAGCAGGCGCTGGGCGTCTCGAAGCTGTTCGTCGTCGGTGACGACGGCCGTTCCACCCGACTCACGCAGGGCGGTGAGTCCCTGGTAGGTGCTCACCCCGGCGCCGATCGAGAACGCGATCGTCTCGTCGGTGTCGACGGGTTCGACGCGATCGAGACCACGATCCAGCGCGTTCTTGAGCGGCCCGTACGGCTCCACGGCGGCCAGCTTCGGGAGTCGGTCGATGAACCCCAGTTCGTGGAGGTCGACGAACCCCCGCCAGATGCCGCTGAGGCCGTCGGCGTAGGCCGTCGGCTGGACGATCCAGTCGGGAACGGACCAGTCGAGATCGGCGCAGAGCTCGTAGGCGATCGACTTGTAGCCCTCGATCCCGTAGAAGTTGCTCCCGACCGGTGGGAACACGTAGTTCCCGGTCGGGTACCAGTCGAACGCGTCGATGCACTTGCGCATGATCGTCCAGCGATCGTCGTGCGTCGGCGTGGCGATCACGCTCGCACCGTAGACCTGCATCAGGGTCTTCATCGTCTCGGGGACGTCTGGGATCGTGAAGATGACGCACTCGATCCCCGAGCGGGCGGCGTAAGCGGCGATCGACGCGCCGTGATTCCCAGTCGAGGCGATCGTGACCACCTCGGCGTCGGTCGCCTTCGCGTGGGACAGCGCGACCGCGCTCAGTCGATCTTTGTACGACCACGTGGGGTTCTGGCTCTCGTCTTTGAGGTACAGGTTCGAGACGCCGCAGGCGTCGGCGACGCCTGGTGTCTCGACGAGCGGCGTCGCCCCTTCGCCGATCGAGACGGCGGCCGCCTCGTCGACGGGGAGCAATTCGGGATACGCCCAGACGCCGCCGTCGCGATCGCCGAACGCCTCGCGCGAGAGGTCCGCGCGGAGCGCCTCGTAGTCGTACACGGGCGCGAGGTTCGACGTGAAGTCCTCGGTCCGGCACGCTGGGCAGCCGTCGAACGTCGGCTGGTCGGGGAACGTTTCGCCGCAGTTCAAACACCGGAGTCCGTCTATGTATGTCATACCAGTACCCCTCTCACTCGAAACTCGGCATGACGGTGTCTGCGAACACCGATAACTGTTCGTGAAGTTCCTCGACGTCGTTCGCGGCGAAGATGATCGCGGGGAAGTGATCGACGCCGAGGTCGTGGTACCGTTGCAGCGACTCGATGAGTTCGTCGGGCGACCCGATCAGGTTCTGCTCGACGAGGTCGTCGAGCGACTGGTCTTTGAGCGTCGACCCGGAGAGCGATTTCAGGTGTTCGAACACCTGTGACTCACGGAAGGACTCGCGGGCCCGGTCCCCGTCGCGGTCGACCGCGGCGATGAGCTGCGGGGCGACGTCGATCTCGTCCGGATCGCGGTCGTACTCTGCACAGAGCTCGTCTAGGTCCTCGAGACGCGCTTCGACCTCGTCCGGCGTCAGCCCGGCGGGGAGCCACCCCTGCCCGTGGCGGACGGCGCGTTTCATCGCGTTCGGGTGGTTGCCGCCCACGTACAGCGGGAACGGCTCCTGGACCGGTTTCGGGTGGAGGTCGACGTCCTCGTACGCGACGAACTCGCCGTCGTAACTGGCCGCTCCCGGCGTGAAGAGCTGGGCGAGGGCCTCGACGGATTCGTCCATGATTCGCCCGCGGCTCAGCGACACGTCCGGGTGGACCGCGTCGAACTCCTCGCGGTAGGCGCCGACGCCGGTCCCGAGCACGACGCGGCCGTCGGAGAACTGATCGAGCGTGATGGCCTGCTTGGCCACCCAGACGGGATCGCGAAGCGGCAGGACGGTCACCGCCGTGTTGAGTTCGATCTCCGAGGTCTTCGCCGCGACGTACGAGAAGGTGTTGAAGACGTCGTAGTATCGCGGGTCGGTGTCCCACTCCGCTTTCACGTAGTCCTGCGTGATGATGTGGTCGTTGCCGCCGATCGAGTCGAACCCGAGCGACTCAGCCTCGACGGCCAGCTCGACGAGATTGTCCGTATCGGAGAATGGGACCGGATACATCAGGCCTTCCATCCCGGTCGGAAACGCCACGCCGAATCGCGAATCGCTCATGCGCACACCTCCACGACGTCGTCGGAGAACTGTCGAAGGTTTTCGCCGGTGTCGTTCTCCTCGTTGGCGAACGAGAGGACGGCGATGTGGTCGACGCCGGCGTCGACGAGCCGTTCGACGTGGGCCCGACACTGGTCGGGCGTCCCGGCGATCGAGAACTGTTCGACGATGTCCCGAGAGACGGTATCGCGCAGGGTCGAGGGGGAGACGTCGTCGACGTCACCGAGCGATTTGATCGCCTCCGCGTCGTCCGGCTCGACGCCGATCGACTCGAGCGTTCCCGTTGGAACGGCCTGGACGATGCGGGCGACGAGCGGTGCGACGGCATCGAGCGCGGCGTCGCGATCGGTGGCGATCGAGAGGAACGCCCAGCACACGACGTCGAGGTCGTCGACCGAACGCGAGCCGTGCGCGGCGCCGATCTCGATGCGCTCCATCGCGTACTCCATCCCCGCGACGGAGGTGAGACCGGCGCCAGCGATCACGCCGTCGCCGACGTGGCCGCCGAGGCTCAAAATCTGTGGCCCGCGGCCGGCGACGTAGATCGGAACCGTCCGATCCGGGGCGACGTCGAGGCTGACGTCGTGAAGCTCGAACGCCTCGCACTCCGTCGTCACCGATTCGCCGTCCTGCAGTCGTCGGATCACGTCCACTGCGGTTCGGACCGTCTCGATCGCGTGTTCCTGGTCGATGCCGATCGGGTCGAGGGCCATCGGCGAACCGGCTCCCAGTCCGAGGAACGCCCGCCCGTCCGAGAGCTCGTCGATCGTGGCGATGGCGGCGGCGGTAAACGCCGGGTTTCGCGTGTACGGATTCGTCACACCGGTTGCCAGGCCCACCGAGTCGGTGTGCTCGCCGGCCAGCGCGAGCTGGGCGTACGTGTTCCGGTAGAACCGCTCGTCGGAGATGAACACGTTCTCGTAGTGCGTGTCCGCCTCGAGCGTCTGCACGGTCGAGACCAGCTCGTCCCGGTCCGCCTCGTTCAACAGTGCCGCGCTTACCGTTACCATGTCGGTATCACTGACACACTGTTTCGGCGGTTCCTATATAGATCATGGTGGTGATGGAAAACATATCTGGGTATTGGGCATTTTCTACAGAAGTCGACGTTTCGTCTCTGATAGTTCTGAAAAGGTTGCCCTGATCTGTTCAACATATCGTCAATATTCGCATACGGAAACTTTCACTATTCGTGAGATATATATGGGTGCGGTGTGCGAGGGGAACCATGAGTGACGGTGGCACAAAACACGGCGGTGAGGCAGCACTCGAACAGGATGGCGACGTGCTCGAAGTACGTGAGGACTATCCGACGGAACCGGTTCCGGAGGAGGAACGACGTCACTGGTTCGCGACGCTGACCGTCTGGGCGGGGTGGACGATCAGCATCACGGCGTTCCTCGTTGGCGGCCTCGTCGGCGGCGGGCTTCCGGTCCAGGAGGCCGTCCCCGCGATCTTCGTCGGCAACATCGTTCTCGCCGTCGTCGGCGCGCTCATCGGATACATCGGGATGAAGACCGGCCTGTCGACGTACATGCTCGCCCAGCTGGTGTTCGGAAAGTACGGCTCGATCGCCGTCTCCATCGTGATCGGTATCTTCGCGATGGGCTTCGTCGGCGTGTTCGCCGGCGCGACCGGCAACTTCATCACCGGACAGTTCAGCATGATTCCGGTGTGGCTCGGCGCGGGCGTGTTCGTCGTCGGCGTCGTCGGAACGGCGCTCTACGGCTTCCTCGGTCTCGAGTACCTGAGCCGGGTCGCCGTTCCGGGACTCTGGATCCTCGCGTTACTCTCGCTCTTTATGGTCCACGGCGAAATCGATGGCGGCCTCGGCGCGGTCGGCGGGCTCGAACCGGCCAACAGTCAGACGTTCGCGTTCGGGGTCACGATGGCCATCTCCGTCTGGATCACTGGCGCGTCGATCACGGCCGACATCGGCCGATACGCGAAGAACAAGTGGCACGTCCTCCTCGGTGCGTTCGGCGGCTGGATCCTGGGTGCGACGCTGCTCGAATCCGTGAGCGCGGTCGCCGCGCTCGGCGTCGGCGAGGGCGACCTGGTCCAGGTCATGATCGACCTCGGACTCTTCTGGCCCGCGCTGTTCATCTTCCTCGCCGCGATGTGGACGACGGCCGACAACAACCTCTACAGCTTCTCGCTCGCGCTGACCAGCCTGACCGACGTCCTCGGTCGCCGCGACTTCTTCAGCAAGGAGGTCTGGGTCGTCATCGGCGGCGTCCTCGTCTGGATCGGCGCGGTCGCCGGCCTGTACTCGCAGTTCCAGAGCTTCCTCACGACCGTCGCGATCGCGGCGCCGCCGATGGCGGGCATCCTCATCGCCCGATTCTACCTGCTCGGCTACGTCAAGAAGTCCGCCGACGAGATCTACGCCGACATCAAGCGCGGTGAGAAGGCTATCAGCGTCGGCGCGGTCGTCGCCTGGATCGCCGCGAGCCTCTTCGCGTACTTCGTCCAGTGGGGCTCGCCAGCGGTGAACAGCCTCGTCCTCTCGATGGTGCTCTACACGGGTCTCTTCCTGGTTCTTCCCGAGGAGTATCGCTGACGCGACCGTCGACGTCGTTTTTCTTTTTTCGTTCGTCGCTGCGATCGATCCGATGAACTGTCGTTGCATCGACTCGGCGAACATTCGACGCGATCGCCCCGGGCCGTTCGGCCGGTCCGGTCGTATCCGAGCGGTGTACGTATCTCGATTTGGCGACCAGCAACGGATGTGCGAAACGCGTACCTCATCGGCGCGGGCCACTCCGCGTACGGGTCGTTCCCCGGGGAGAGCTTTCGGTCACTGTGCAGAGTAGGTAGATGGCTGGGGCAAGCGACCAGGGCGAGGGCTACCAAGCTGAGCGCAACTGCTGCGTGAATACCCTGTACGAAATCTTTATACTATTAAACCATTACTCATAATATGTGGGCCGCACTAGAATATTAGTATTGGTCATCGTTTCTGTGGCCCTTCTACCTATGGCTGGCTGCGTAGAAACGAACGGGTTTGAAGACTACGAGTACTCGGTCTCGACGAGTGATCCCCACACTGGGGCTATCTTCGGCGACGTAACGAAAGCAACGATCCATCAATCTTCGGGGGCATACCTATGCACACGTCGAGGTGGCGAACGGTGTCGACGAGTCGCTGGTCGACTCGAGTGGGAACTGGTCAGTTCCGGACGGGAATGCGACAGTTATCAAGGTAGAAGAAGTTCGGACTACCAGTGAAACACCGGAAATCCTGTTCAGTTACGAAATTACTCCTGACGCTCCTGGCTGGAACGGCAATTTCGACGCTCCGTCCGACAGCGACGAGGAACGGTATCTGTTGCGTGCGACAGCGGACGACAGAACGATCGACGCCGTAGAGATAACGATACGGAAGACGTGACAACCTTTTCGGGGCGGAACCGTCTGTATCGGGAATGAGCGGCGCGCTCGTACGCTCCACGGCTGGTCAGGATTGTCGGCAGCTGAGCTATCGTATCGGACCGCCGGCGCCTCCAGGCGCCCACGTCGTGACGATTCGCGTCAACCGACACGCACTCACAGACAGAACCCTCCATCGGGAGAATCGTCGAGGCGTCGTCGCGGAATTTCGAGGACAACGCCTCGCGCGTCGGTGTGGGTAGGATGTCTGTGTGATATCGATCGCAGTGCGATACCGACCGTCGCCGTGACCGATCCGAAACGCCGTCTGATCGCCCGTCCCCCGAGCGGTGTACTTATCTCGATTTGGCGACCAGCAACGGGTGTGCGAGACGCGTATCTCATCGGCGCGGGCCAGTCCGCGTACGGGTCGTTCCCCGGAGAGAGCTACCGGTCGCTGTTCGAGACGGCCTTCGAGGCCGCGGTGGACAGCGTCCCCGAGGGAATCGAACCGGGCGACGTCGACGAGGCGGTCGTCGGCACGCTCAGCGTCGGCGGTCGCCAGCTCGGCCTCTCCGGGCCGGCGGTGACCGAACACGTCGGACTCGACGGCGTCCCGACCACGCGGGTGGAGAACGCCTGTGCCGCGAGCGGCTACGCGGTCAGGCAGGCCGTCCAGGCGGTCAAATCGGGGATGGCCGACGTCGTCCTCGCGGGCGGATTCGAGATCATGACCGACACGAGCTCGGACGCCACGAAGTACTGGCTCGGCGTCTCAGGCGAGACGGAGTGGGAGCGCCTGTCGGGGACCACGTTCTCCGGCGTCTACGCCCAGATGGCGTCGGCCCACATGGACGCTCACGGCACGACTCGCGAACAGCTCTCGCGGGTCGCCGTGAAGAATCACGCGAACGGGGCGAAGAACCCGCACGCCCAGCTCGGCTTCGAGTGCTCGCTGGAAGATGCCCAGGACGCGCCGGTCGTCGCCGACCCGCTGACCCTCTATCACTGCTGTCCGACCACCGACGGGGCGGCCTGCGCCCTGATCGCCAGCGAGGACGCGGTGAGCGAGTTCACGGACGACCCGATCCGGGTCGCCGGCGTCGGTGCCGGCAGCGACAGCGTCGGGCTCTTCCAGCGCGACACCTA comes from the Halovivax cerinus genome and includes:
- a CDS encoding threonine synthase, whose protein sequence is MTYIDGLRCLNCGETFPDQPTFDGCPACRTEDFTSNLAPVYDYEALRADLSREAFGDRDGGVWAYPELLPVDEAAAVSIGEGATPLVETPGVADACGVSNLYLKDESQNPTWSYKDRLSAVALSHAKATDAEVVTIASTGNHGASIAAYAARSGIECVIFTIPDVPETMKTLMQVYGASVIATPTHDDRWTIMRKCIDAFDWYPTGNYVFPPVGSNFYGIEGYKSIAYELCADLDWSVPDWIVQPTAYADGLSGIWRGFVDLHELGFIDRLPKLAAVEPYGPLKNALDRGLDRVEPVDTDETIAFSIGAGVSTYQGLTALRESGGTAVVTDDEQLRDAQRLLGSSTGMYAEASSVAAVAGLKALVEDGTIDEDETVVAMSTSTGLKDTEMTAERLPSVPTIDPEVDQLRSALAEHYEIELE
- a CDS encoding TIGR03619 family F420-dependent LLM class oxidoreductase codes for the protein MSDSRFGVAFPTGMEGLMYPVPFSDTDNLVELAVEAESLGFDSIGGNDHIITQDYVKAEWDTDPRYYDVFNTFSYVAAKTSEIELNTAVTVLPLRDPVWVAKQAITLDQFSDGRVVLGTGVGAYREEFDAVHPDVSLSRGRIMDESVEALAQLFTPGAASYDGEFVAYEDVDLHPKPVQEPFPLYVGGNHPNAMKRAVRHGQGWLPAGLTPDEVEARLEDLDELCAEYDRDPDEIDVAPQLIAAVDRDGDRARESFRESQVFEHLKSLSGSTLKDQSLDDLVEQNLIGSPDELIESLQRYHDLGVDHFPAIIFAANDVEELHEQLSVFADTVMPSFE
- a CDS encoding LLM class flavin-dependent oxidoreductase — encoded protein: MVTVSAALLNEADRDELVSTVQTLEADTHYENVFISDERFYRNTYAQLALAGEHTDSVGLATGVTNPYTRNPAFTAAAIATIDELSDGRAFLGLGAGSPMALDPIGIDQEHAIETVRTAVDVIRRLQDGESVTTECEAFELHDVSLDVAPDRTVPIYVAGRGPQILSLGGHVGDGVIAGAGLTSVAGMEYAMERIEIGAAHGSRSVDDLDVVCWAFLSIATDRDAALDAVAPLVARIVQAVPTGTLESIGVEPDDAEAIKSLGDVDDVSPSTLRDTVSRDIVEQFSIAGTPDQCRAHVERLVDAGVDHIAVLSFANEENDTGENLRQFSDDVVEVCA
- a CDS encoding purine-cytosine permease family protein, which encodes MSDGGTKHGGEAALEQDGDVLEVREDYPTEPVPEEERRHWFATLTVWAGWTISITAFLVGGLVGGGLPVQEAVPAIFVGNIVLAVVGALIGYIGMKTGLSTYMLAQLVFGKYGSIAVSIVIGIFAMGFVGVFAGATGNFITGQFSMIPVWLGAGVFVVGVVGTALYGFLGLEYLSRVAVPGLWILALLSLFMVHGEIDGGLGAVGGLEPANSQTFAFGVTMAISVWITGASITADIGRYAKNKWHVLLGAFGGWILGATLLESVSAVAALGVGEGDLVQVMIDLGLFWPALFIFLAAMWTTADNNLYSFSLALTSLTDVLGRRDFFSKEVWVVIGGVLVWIGAVAGLYSQFQSFLTTVAIAAPPMAGILIARFYLLGYVKKSADEIYADIKRGEKAISVGAVVAWIAASLFAYFVQWGSPAVNSLVLSMVLYTGLFLVLPEEYR
- a CDS encoding thiolase domain-containing protein, which gives rise to MRDAYLIGAGQSAYGSFPGESYRSLFETAFEAAVDSVPEGIEPGDVDEAVVGTLSVGGRQLGLSGPAVTEHVGLDGVPTTRVENACAASGYAVRQAVQAVKSGMADVVLAGGFEIMTDTSSDATKYWLGVSGETEWERLSGTTFSGVYAQMASAHMDAHGTTREQLSRVAVKNHANGAKNPHAQLGFECSLEDAQDAPVVADPLTLYHCCPTTDGAACALIASEDAVSEFTDDPIRVAGVGAGSDSVGLFQRDTYTGIPASRRAAETAYEMAGVGPDDLDFAEVHDCFAIAELLAYEDLGFCDPGEAGELIESGRTEIDGDLPVNTSGGLKSKGHPIGATGAGQVVEVFKQLTGNAGDRQLDDPVRGLTHNVGGSGGAAVVHVFEREERSSSERSNGRSPRESEAEVRA